The following proteins are encoded in a genomic region of Deltaproteobacteria bacterium:
- a CDS encoding arylmalonate decarboxylase — MEKPMPVQGVSALEIAYDRGRHWRARIGFVLLATEQTVEEDMFHLAPPGVGVHFTRVRIPDAITVETLGAVRAELADAAARILPDGNMDVLCYACTSGSIVIGEERVMAELSRGAPSARVTTLVTGVIRALRTLGAKRLVVGTPYLDEINVLERRYLEARGFEILDIQGMNILKDTDMVRVAPRFIMEFARSLDRPDAEAIFVSCGALRTLDIVDALEQKVGKPVVASNQAMFWDTLRLAGVEDRIEGYGQLLRSY, encoded by the coding sequence ATGGAGAAGCCCATGCCGGTACAGGGAGTTTCCGCGTTGGAGATCGCGTATGACAGGGGTCGCCACTGGCGTGCCAGGATCGGTTTCGTCCTTCTCGCCACCGAACAGACCGTTGAGGAGGATATGTTCCACTTGGCTCCCCCTGGTGTGGGCGTCCACTTCACTAGGGTCCGCATACCGGACGCGATCACCGTCGAAACTCTGGGAGCAGTAAGAGCAGAGCTTGCCGATGCGGCGGCCCGGATCCTTCCTGACGGCAATATGGATGTTCTCTGCTACGCCTGCACTTCCGGGAGCATAGTAATCGGGGAGGAACGCGTAATGGCCGAGCTTTCCCGCGGTGCTCCCTCGGCACGGGTGACTACCCTGGTCACGGGGGTAATCCGGGCCCTCCGGACCCTGGGGGCCAAGCGGCTTGTCGTGGGAACGCCATACCTGGACGAAATCAACGTATTGGAACGCCGTTATCTCGAAGCCAGAGGGTTTGAGATCCTCGACATTCAGGGGATGAACATCCTAAAGGATACGGACATGGTCCGTGTTGCCCCGCGGTTCATCATGGAATTCGCCAGGAGTCTAGACCGACCCGATGCGGAAGCGATCTTTGTGAGTTGCGGTGCCTTACGGACCCTCGACATTGTGGATGCCCTTGAGCAGAAAGTGGGAAAGCCCGTGGTGGCGAGTAATCAGGCCATGTTTTGGGACACACTCCGTCTGGCCGGTGTCGAGGATAGAATCGAAGGCTATGGTCAGCTCCTGCGCTCCTATTGA